Genomic window (Lycium barbarum isolate Lr01 chromosome 2, ASM1917538v2, whole genome shotgun sequence):
AGCGAAccaaaatacccaaaaaaaaaaaaaaaaaaaaactagtaccAAAGCACCTTtaacgcaatattttactgcatTATTCTgggtgtttttctttttttttgcttCACCTTTTTTCCGTACTTTTGGCATAAATTAATCATGTTTCgagattccggaacttcaatattttatatagaaccgtacttatttttgtgtgatttataaggtaggctcaatacatcaaggataagcaaaacttcggGTCGTCGTTTTAGTGGTTCAAAAGTTCTCGAAGTCTATTTTTATTTGAAGACTTATTGTCATTAGCttaatgtttattttatttttagggtttagtgttattttttaatacgtaactttatttcgaatatgttgcgatCTTTTCAAAATAAGATTTATTATTAAGAAATAGATACACATAAAAATATACTTTATATTTACTAAAACTTTAACCATGCATCCAACCAAGGcatggttgaaaagtgctcgattaTTAATGATGTTTGATGTGGCATGAACTTAAATAGTTATATAAATTGATaagataaaattatcaaataatgagtataagaagaaaaagtagttgtaaattggtgaaactttaaacggtAATAACTTTGCCCTCGGACGTCCGATTgacactattttttttattttgcgtatttttcCTAGATCTAGCCGTGCAAACGGCAGCAAGACGGTTTGGCCGGGCCAGTTTTACAAAAACGTCTTTTATCCCATTTAATTTGAATTATgccccaaattggtgcacaattttcatttcatctttagtaaaaatctagtgataaaaaatacATTTGAAGATGGTAATCTTGTGGTAGTGACGTTTTGAATATAATGTCAATTTTAaggttcgaaattcaatttatgagAACAAGTTAGAAGGCATTAGTGAactttataaataataaaaaatgtcTAAATTGTCACTTTCACAAACTTGGCTTAGTGGTTTAGCCATctcttttttacttcttttttatcCCAACCACCAGAGATCAAACCTAGGCGGGTGCATGGTATATCCAACCACATTAGATATATTATGCCCCAAAGACTTGGTTGGGTGCATGGTGCATGTTACGTAAATATTAAGTATACTGTttgtgtatttatttcttaatgataaatcttatttttaaaagatcgcaacatattcttcttcttttttttttaagcaaaaaaTAAGTAATGTAGTGCAGTCATGCAAAAAAGGGATTTTCCAACAAAAATTGTTAAAGTCTTCGATTAATTTGATATGTTCAATTCTAAGGTTTTAGTAAATATTAAGTATATTTTCTttgtgtatttatttcttaatagtaaatcttattttaaaaagaTTGCAACATATTCGGAATAAAGTTACGTATTAAAATATAAcactaaaccctaaaaataaaaaaactttaagctatgacaacaagttttcaaacaaaaatggatttCGAGCTCTTTTTAACCACTAAAACGACGATTCGAAGTTTTcattatccttgatgtattgagcctaccttattaatcacaaaaaaataagtagggttctatataaaatattaaagttcCGGAATCTCGAAAGATGATTAATTTATGCCAAAAGTACGGAAAAAAGGTgaagcaaaaaaaagaaaaacacccAGAATAATGCAGTAAAAGAATGCGTTATTGAACTTGCTTGAGCCGTTACAGTTAAGTTCAATAGCGTAGTATTTTAATGCGTTAAAAGATATTTTGATACTAGTTTTTTTGGGCGGGGGCGCGGGCGCGGGCGGCGGTGGGGCGGGGGCGGGGGCGGGGAAGAAGGGGTTTGAGGTCATTTCGGTCGGGACTCCAAAAAACAGTACCGTGACGTTGGATCAGGAATTTAACACACTTGTGGAGAAACAAAAGGCTCAGCCATGGGACAAGTCCGGCAGAGTAATTTACGTGATTTGACATATCAAAATGGCTTGTCTGGAGAGCACAGAACTCGAAATGCAAGATTATGACGACTTGATGCGCTTGTAGTCGAGACTTGAGATAGACATCATATCAGTATTTAATTACTTAGAAAAATAAATTTGAAGCTACAGGTAGTAGTAAATATTTTAACTAGCCTCTTCTCCAACACGCAAACTACAAATATCAACTCAGAAAATATTATCTTTATCTGGGTTGGGATACCCTGACCTCCATTACCCTTTAATTGTTTCTCCACGGTTTGAAACAATTACGTACTAATCATTAGATTATGTATTATAATTAAACAGCATTGTCATACAATACAATCAGACGATAATTTAGCGCGTGTTTGGATTGACTGATTTAGGTGCTTTTAAACACTTTTGTAATATTTAGATAAATTATAAAAGTTCTTTTAAACACTTATTTTTAAGtcaaaacaataaaaataagctaaaaattataaattgaaattcctaatttatgacttataagtcaaaagccaTGAGCCCATCTAAACGGGCTCTTGATGGAGGAATAGCTTTCTTTGGACAGTTTTCTATGACTTAATTTGCGGTTTGGTCCCTCAACTATCAAATAAAATAGGAGTACATGATTTCGACTCTTGTGATATATGACTAAGTGTTTTTGACCTTCAACTAATTGAAATGTGATCTTTTGCTTCCTCCACTTGTATATCTTTCCATTTTAATAAATTTTACCAATATATGATTTTCATTACACATTTGTTATATTGATTTGTATTATTACTTCATATTTAAGgataatataattctaaaaataaTCTAAATctaacatatttttttttatgtctaTCCTTCTTGCTGAAGGCCATAAACTCCATGATAGATCATCTTGGCGCTTACTTATTTGGAAGCGGCAGATCGTGTCCGATTAAAGGCTTCGTATCACCCAACGGAGATTTTAAACAAATATATGTTTCAACTGGCCCGGTTGGTCAAgtttatttttctccaaaaatatttttttaataagtgcttattttaaaaaaatgaggTGTTTGCCGTTTGATCAaatttttgggagaaaataaatgCTTCTGAAGCTgttgtttagaaattaaaaaaataacctTTGCCAAAaacacttttgaaaaaaatacacttagaaatactttttaaaaatttaccaaacactaattgctgttcAAAAATATCTTTTAAATTAATTGTCAAACACAAATTATTCGCCAaaagtttgaaaaaaaataattttaaaaataaattaattttagaACCTCAGACAAACAATCTATTATTCAATGTGTCTTGTTCCTTCCCTCACTTGCCGGGTATTAGCCAAATAGTCCCTCGCTTGCTTGGCACATAGTCATCACACCTAGTAAGCATTTGGACATGCGAGAATCTCAAATCATCTAAAAAGATATGATTTAAAATTTAAACtcatgattttaaaaaaatataaatataaaatttgactcatatatttatattttataaaaaaagattcataagttgatacatatatttaccaatcatatttaccaatcataagttggtagatatattgttCACGCCATGTAAgagaattatattaaagagtagttacattactattcatgttaaattttcctttgtattgaattaaagtttaattaattgatCTTGTATTTTATacaaaggtcttctagtagcgtattaattttattatgaactattatttactcatttggtaagattgtataagaattaatttttttttaatgattttcacaacttatggggtttttatgtttataaaaaaatgacaacttaagaaattcaaattacatTTCTAAATATAATTTTATCTCATGATTTttttatctcatgagatgaaatgatGTCCAAACGGCTCCATAATATGAAATCTATTTTACCGGATAAAAAGGACGAATGACATATGTTAAGAGCCTTTGTGgggtatatagatatagattactAATAAAATGTTAGCCATCAATTTGAAATATTTTTGAATATTAACTAAAAAAAATTCTTCAACAAATTAAAAGTTAAATGCATTACACATATCAGATAGCAGGGCTGATAATGTAATAATTGATGTGATTTGACAAAACAAAATGGCTATTTCGCAGATCTCAGAACTCGATGGGCAAGATTACGGGGACTCGATGCATTTGCAGTCAAGACTAGAGCGTAGACGATAGGCCATCATCATTACTGTACGTATCAAAGTAAATTTTTTTGAAGCCACAAGTGATAATTTTACTAGCCTATTCTCCAAAACGTGTAACTTCAAATCCCAACTCTATAAAAGATTTAATTTAAAGGGTTTTACAATTAAAAAGAACAAAAGTAAAACCATGAGATCATCTTTACATGATTGAAACAagaagggggaaaaaaaaaaacaagaggagGTGGTTTAGCTAGAAGTGTCGTTTGAActtttatatttcttttttgaTTTTTCAGTTGATGTTCGATCCTGCGTATGAATCAACTAATTAAGATTCACATCGTATATAACTTATTCAGGTAAAGTGTTAAGAATTTTTTCATGCTTAGAACTCGAGTCGAGACCTCTCATCCGTTGCACCACGTTCTTTGATGGTGCCGGCTGGACTTATCACTTAAGTGTGGTTGACATTTCCAAAGAATATATTTGAAGTTAATCTTTTTATTGATTTGGGACATAAAAGGAAATTGAAGTAATATGTGGGAAAacttaaaaatatattattactATACAATCATATTTGTCAACTTTTAAATTATATTGAAGAAGAATTCACTGCCAAACGCTTGGTcattattttttgaaattttaaaatacgGTAATTCAAAATGTTTAAAGTATATTTTAAAATTATCTTAAATGAGCATTAGCTTTACAGTCAGATCCATTaatttttttaacccaaaaaaaataatCCATTAATTCAAATTCTAATTTGACATATTCAATTTGAAGTTTTAAAAATAGGTTCGAGAAATATTATTTTCACTCTGAAAATTTCAATATTCTTTTCAAGTAAAATTTATGTTTGGATACAACTTGGTCACTACAAAATACTTCAGAAAAAGGGGTTACTTAATCTGGCAATAAACTTTTACTTTTAACTTACAAATTAAATGCAAATCaatctttatttttttaatttaatacaTTAGGCCAACTTTAacttgaaataaaaaaataagaattgaaaaatattttatgaAATAGTAATAATTCTCATATCcaataaatatttattttttatcactTCAAAACTTTTCTAACTTCCATTCAAATACTTAGATTTTTTTTCCCAACTTTGCGTGACTAAAAACACGTTtagccaagcttctaaaatcgttttatttcaatttttttttaagaacaaATATATAGTGAGATGCAGTTTGTAGTTGACTAATAAaattaaaaagtatttttgagcatgtttggccaagctcatttcaataaatatattttttcttaaaagtgCTTTTCCAAAATATATAGCCAAGCTTAATTTATGTTATCCTCAGGGCTATTTATGAACAAGTTTGTGTTTTAGCCCTGAGGTCAAACACAAACTTATCATGGTTTTATTTTTAGTTCTGGAATAACTTATTCCAAATTTAGTAATCAAAACTGGGAATTAAAGCTATACTAAGgcgccgtttggccataaatatataaaacaaattcatttttattcgaatttttgaagttggagttgtatttggtcataatttttgaaattgtaatttttgatgaaatgtagtgtaaaaaaataaaataaatttaaaaaataagtttttcttatttttgataTTCTGGAATACAATTCCAGAATTATATtccgaatatttatggccaaacgcaaaagtaaaaaaaatgaaaaaaatttgcgaaaaaagtgaataatttttgtGGCCCAACGGCTACTAAATTTTATTCAAGAACAATTTTTCCTTATAAGTCATATCAAACGACCCCTACCATGGAAGAGTAACAGTAACCTCATTTCTTGCGCTACTTAAACTGACACGGCATTTGCAAAGTCAGGCACCACCACCCTCTATTGTTTTTGTCCAACTCGACTTAGCTTTTAATTTACCTCCTCCAACACTCTTACCGTACTTTTAACAACTCTGGTCTTTTTCTCTCATAGTCCATTAATCCTTCTTCCTCCGCTGCACAGAAGAGCTAGAATCAGATATCAACCAGGTACACTTGTGCATTACATATTCactttatacatatacattttttaaCTAATAACTGGTTCAATAGATTTAGGCATGCGCGTAGCCAGAAAAAGGAGGAGTTGATCTAACCCCCGTTATAGCAAAATTACACTACACATATATAATGTCAAAAATAATTCTTACGTATATAGGAGTATATAATGTTAAACTGCATCAATCTTTCATTTTTATTTCTCCTTCAACTAAACATACTTCACACTAGTCTTAAGTCTTTTTATCCAGTTAACAAAAGCTCGTGAATCAGATACTGTTAAGGATCATCATGTCACAAGGTATGCAATTATCTCCATATTTTCcgccttttttttatttttgttcttgctctttttGCATGCTAAGTTTAGAGTATGAGGTTTTCTAGCAGATAGAAAAAAAGTTGCTGTTGATGAAGAGGACAAAGAAGATAGAATCAGTGCGTTACCAATTAACATTATTGATAATATCCTTGATCGGTTGCCCGTTTGATGTGCCGCAAGAACTTGCATCTTGTCAAACAAATGGAGATACAATTGGGCAATGCATCCAAATCTGGTGCTGGATGAAGTGTTTTTCGAAAACTTGGCAGTACAATCTCAATCTTACTCCAAACAAACAGTAGATGAGATTTTGTTACTGCATCGTGGAGACATTGTGAAGTTTGTACTTGGCAGTACATCCTCAGTGTTGTATGAAGTAAACGTGGCAGAAGCGGTTTTGCCTACATGTGCAAATTTAGATAGATGGATGAATTTTGTTACAAGAAATGGTGTGAAGAAGCTAATACTTGCCATGCTATTTGATACTCGTTATAAACTGCCTTCTTGTGTATTCAATTGTCCAACCCTAACGGATTTGGAACTAGGCCGATGTGTCATCAAACCACCTATTTCGTTTCTTGGCTTTCCAAATCTTGAAATTCTCCGTATGACGGATGTAACTATTGAACCAACCTCAGAGCGTTGTGTTATCAGTTTACCCCGTCTTGTAACTTTAAACTTGAGGCATTGTGGTGGCACTCAATACCTGAACATTGTTTCACCAAAATTAGTCTATAATGATAGACAAATGAAAGACTTTCTCAAGATTCTGATGAGATTTTTAAATGAAAATAGGTTGGGTGAGCAGAGTCCTTGGATATTCTGGGGCCTAACTTTCTCGTGCTAAACTGCTTTATCAACTGTAATAAATTGAGAGTGCGGAACATTGGATCTTACAAAGCGGTTGATGATTTGGAACATGTTGAAAGATCGAATTTGAAAAAGTTCTTTTTTAGCGTGGCACCCACAGTGGAGAAACTTGTGTTAGGATTCGTGTCTCCTTGATGTAAGAAATAAATATATTAGTTAATTGGTTTCTTGTACATGGTTGTTGTTTTCAGGTGATTCTTATATTTGTGTTTTGCTTCAAAGCTTTGTTGTGCAGATACGGTTCCTATGATGCTTCCTTTCTCGGTTGACTGCTTGTTGAATCTATCAATAGATTTAGACTCTCTACAATTGAGTAGGACTTCTGGGGCTCTGCAGCTACTACTTAATTGTGCGCCCAATTTGAGTACACTAGAATTTGGGTTAGTATGTGTACCCTCGATATATACATCTGGCTTATTAATTTTGCAGTTCAAATATTTGAACATCAGAATCTAAAATGATTTGGTATTTATTGTATATACCATTACGTCACTCTTGACGGGGAAATTGCTGAAGCAGTTTCCAAATATCTGATGTGTCGTAGAATATTCAAAATAAATACAATGGAGTTACTTTGTGCGATAAATTTAAATAAACAAATTAAAGAGAAATCATGAAAGATAAATTAATATAAAATACGAAACGAATAAGCAAGGCGCTTTCAGGAAATTATCTTTAATAGTAATTTTTTCTACACCGTGCAAGTGGTTAACGAGAAAGTTCATTCCCAGTATACAATGCCTACTCTGAAAATCAAAGTTGtactcttttgatttcttttatcACAAGAACTCAACCCAATAGATTAGAAGATTTTGGAAGAAGTATAACAAAAggaattaagtcatgtgtttAATTGGAAGAGACATAAGTTAATAGAGAGTTATTTATTCGTAGTGTATTTGGCTTCTGCCTAAAATATCTTTTTTATCGGCAAACCTTTTGTTACTTAACTGATGCTATAGCAACGTTTAATTTAAAATTAGAAGCAACACAACAGTTGGTATTATAACCAACTGCCAACTGATGCAAACAGACACAACATTTGGTATTGTAACCAACGGtataattaaattcaaataagaaTTCTTACTCCTTTTATTATTTAACtattattattaaataatacTTAATAATATATAACATGAAGACACCGGCCTGCTTGGACCGACCGCTCAACAATCTTAAGCATGTGATCATAACATCGTTTGAGAGTTCAGAAATTGGATTCCTTTGAACAGAGTTACTGCTCTCTCGTACTCTATCTTTGGCAAGGATGCGCATATTTATTTATGGAACCATTGGTTTCAGGGAAGAGTTGTTGCGTCTTCCCAGAGCTTCTCCCACTGCCGAGCTTTATGTCTTTCCACGAGTGCGTTAAATGGCCGAGCCAACGTTGTTGTATGGACCCCTTTTGATGTGGACAGTTTTCAAAATGTATTAGTAGTCATAAATTACTTTGCTCCTTGCGATACAGTGTTTTTAATATGTTGCTTGAAGTCTTAAGTCATGTTTTTTGGTGCGATCATAATCATATATTCAAAATGGCTGGTTTGGTTTTATGTGGTGGTTTGTTTCTTTGGCTGTGTCACCCCTGCCATTAAGGTGCCGTTTggtcataaatacaaaaaaaatcacttttttggaatttttaaagttggagttggagttgtgtttgaacataatttttgaaattgtagtttttggtaaaatgtagtgtaaaaaagtgaattttttgaaaaataagtttttcttatttttggtaTTCCGAAATATaactccggaaaaaagtgaataatttttatggccaaacgcccactaaGATTATGGCTTTACAATTCGGAGAAAATTGTAGGAATTTAGAAAGCTAAGAATTAGAGAAATTTTCTGTGTATTTGATGAACACTTGAACAGTATT
Coding sequences:
- the LOC132629095 gene encoding F-box/FBD/LRR-repeat protein At1g13570-like, which gives rise to MHPNLVLDEVFFENLAVQSQSYSKQTVDEILLLHRGDIVKFVLGSTSSVLYEVNVAEAVLPTCANLDRWMNFVTRNGVKKLILAMLFDTRYKLPSCVFNCPTLTDLELGRCVIKPPISFLGFPNLEILRMTDVTIEPTSERCVISLPRLVTLNLRHCGGTQYLNIVSPKLVYNDRQMKDFLKILMRFLNENRLDTVPMMLPFSVDCLLNLSIDLDSLQLSRTSGALQLLLNCAPNLSTLEFGEELLRLPRASPTAELYVFPRYARGTLDCELYEELLGCRSELEPAKMVGLLDLLEDGSTRK